GGCTACATGGCCCTCACCTCGGTGCGCTACATACCCCTGTTTAGCCTAGTCGCGGCGCCGGCGCTGGCTCTCCGGCTCGGCGCATTACTGCACGGCGGCGGCAGGTGGGCCGGCGTGCTGCGCGACATCTCGGTCCGCCTCGCCCCCCTGGAGCAGTGCGCCCGCCCGCCACTGTGGGGAGCCGTGGCAGTCGCGGTGGTCACGGCAGCCGCAACCGGCGGCCTGGTGCGCCACTCGTTCGACCGGCGCCTGATGCCGGTGGATGCCTGCGAGTTCGTGTTGCGCCACCGGATCGCCGGCAAGGTGTTCAACAGCGACGAGTTCGGCGACTACCTGATCTACCGCGGCTATCCCGACTGCCGGGTTTTCATCGACGGGAGGCTGGACATGTACGGCGCGGAACGGCTGCGGGAATACAACGCGGTCATCGATTTCCGGCCGGGATGGGACCGGGTGCTGCAACGCTACGGCATCACCTGGATCATCTTCGAGGCCGACTCCCGCTTTGCCAGGTTCCTGGAGCAACGGGGGGAATGGCAGCTGGTCTACCGGGACCAAGTCGCCAAGGTTTTCCAGAAAAAGCCCGTCACTCGTTAAGCCTTCCCCATCCGCCTCCGTCCGCCTCCGGAGAGCAGCACCGCACCCCCTTCAATTCCCCTCATTTCGGCTCATGATCACAGCGCGGAAAATGCCCTGCCAGCAACAAAACAGCTAAAGTAAGCGCCCCCATTGCCGATACAGGCAATACGTGTAGAACATCGGTTGTAAATTTCCAACGAGAGGTTTGCCGCAAAAATAAACTCCCTGAAAGGGCAACAGAAATTGGCCAAAAAAGTTTTTGCTAATAAAGCAAACATTATCATTGAAGGCCCCTTCACGGTAGAGCGCGCGGGGGAACTGCACCAGTTCCTCGTGGAGCGCCTCGACGGGGTGCCGGAGCAGGCGGGCCAGTCAACTATCGACCTCTCTCGGGTCGATGACATTGATGCCTGCGGCTGCCAATTGCTCGCGCTTTTCCTGGAGAACCTGAAACGGCGGGGCACAACCCCAGTGCTCGCCGCAGCACCGGCAGCCGTGAGGGACCGCATCAATACCCTCGGGTTCGGCGACCTGCTGGCGCTGCAACCCGGGCCGTGACCCGGGCGACGAACGCAGAACAAAGGAACTGGCATGACGACTCCCAGAGGGGAAAACGATACCGTCGACCTGAACCGCTTCAACCAAGTCTTCTTCGAGGAATGCGCTGAAAACCTGGCCGAGATGGAGCAGATCCTGATCTCGCTGGGCGACCGGGAACCAGACTCGGAGCAGATGAACGCGATCTTCCGGGCGGCCCACTCCATCAAGGGGGGGGCCGGGATCTTCGGCTTCAACGACATGACCGTGGTGACCCACGTCATGGAGTCCCTGCTGGACCGGCTCAGGAACCAGGAGACCCCCTTCGTACCGGGGATGATAGACCTCTTCCTCGAGGCCGGCGACGCCATCGCCATGCAGCTCGCCTGGCATCGCGAGGGGAAGCCGGTGGACCAGGAGGCCATCGACACCGTGCGCGCCAAGCTGCAGCAGGCCATCGCAGCCGACGCCCCCGCCACCGAACTCGCCCCGGCCCAGGGAGATGGTATCCCCTTGCCGCATGAGGAAGAACTGCTGCCGCGCCGCTGCCGGCTCTCCTTCACCCCCGACCCCGAGATCTTCGCCCGCGGCATCCGGATGGAGAGCATCGTCTCCGAACTCGCCGAACTCACCGAGCCGGGTGAGTTGCACTGCCATGCCGAACTCATGGAACTCCCCGAACTGGCCGAAGTCGACCCCGAGCGCTGCCTCACCCGCTGGGACTTCACCCTGCTCACCCGGGCCAGCCGCGAGCAGATCCTCGACGTCTTCATGTTCGTGGCGGACGAGGAACAACTCCAGATCGAGGAGGACGAGCCCGTGGACCGCCGCGTCCCGGCCGGCGAGCCGCTGCCCGTACAGGACGTCATCCCTGCCGCCGGCAGGCGCGCCTACGACAACAACGAAGCCGCTCCCGGCGCCTACGGCAGGCGCGGCGGCGAGGCGGAATCGTCGATCCGGGTCAACGTCACCAAGGTGGACCAGCTGGTGAACCAGATCGGCGAACTCCTGATCACCCAGGCCATGCTGAGCCAGATCGCGGTGGGGCTCGACCCGATCCTGCACGAGACGCTGCAGAGGGGGCTCATTCAGCTGGAGCGCAACACTCGCGACCTGCAAGGGAGCGTGATGTCGATCCGTCTGGTGCCCATCAGCATCGTCTTCAACCGTTTCCCCCGCCTGGTACGCGAGATCGCCGCCAAGCTGGGCAAGCAGGTCGAGCTGAAGACCGCCGGCGACAGCACCGAGCTTGACCGCGGGCTTATCGAAAAGATCGCCGACCCACTGGGACACCTGGTGCGCAACGCGCTGGACCACGGGCTGGAAACGCCGGAGAAGCGGGCCGCCTGTGGCAAGAGCCCGATGGGGACCCTACAGCTTTCTGCGTCCCAGGTCGGCGGCAGGATCGTCATTGACGTGATCGACGACGGCGCCGGGCTGAACCGGGACAGGATCCTCGCCAAGGCGATCGAGTGCGGCATCCCCTGCTCCGAGACCATGAGCGACGAGGAGGTCTGGCAGCTTATCTTCGCCCCCGGCTTCTCCACCGCGAGCGAGGTGACCGACCTCTCCGGCCGCGGCGTCGGCATGGACGTGGTGCTCAAGAACGTCCAGGGTATCGGCGGCCGGGTCCAGATCGCCTCGGAAGCGGGCAAAGGGGCGCGTTTCACCATCAGCCTGCCGCTCACCCTCGCCATTCTGGAGGGGCTCTCGGTCGCCATCGGGGAGGAGAAGTTCATCATCCCCCTCAACGTGGTCATAGAATCGCTGCAGCCCAAGCCGGAGCAGTTGAAGAGCGTCAACGGCCGCGAGGTGGTCCAGGTGCGCGGGGAATACCTCCCCATCCTCAAGCTGCACCAGATCTTCAACCTGGAGGCGGAGGTGACCGAGCCGCAGCGGGGGATCCTGGTGCTGGTGGAGGCGGACGGAGAGCGGGGGGCAATCCTGGTGGACGCCCTTTTGGATGAGCAGCAGGTGGTGGTGAAGAGCATCGAAACCAACTACCGACGGGTGGAAGGGAGCGCCGGGGCCACCATCCTGGGCGACGGGCGGGTGGCGCTGATCCTCGATCTACCCGAGCTGTTCGCGATGCACAAGAGGCTATAGCAGTCGAAAGGAGAAGAGACATCATGCAGACGGCACACGGCAGTGCGGCAGAACAACTGACAGCGGAGGGGGGGGCGGAATACCTCACCTTCACCCTGGGGGGCGAAAGCTACGGCATCGACATCCTCAAGGTGCAGGAGATCCGGGGGTACGACTGTGTCACGCGCATCGCCAACACCCCGGCCTTTATCAAGGGGGTTATCAACCTGCGCGGGGTGATCGTCCCCATCGTCGACCTGCGCATCAAGTTCAACGTGGGCGAGGTCACCTACCACGAGTTCACCGTGGTGATCATCATCAACGTGCTGAACAAGGTGGTGGGGATCGTGGTGGACGGCGTTTCCGACGTGGTCGCGCTCCCCGCGCAGAGCATCAAGCCCGCTCCGGAACTCGGGGCATCACTGGACACCCGGTACATCACGGGGTTGGGAACCTTGAACGACGAGATGCTGATCCTGGTGGATATCGAAAAGCTGATCGGTAGCGACGAGCTGCAGATCGTTGACAGTACCGTGGAGAATACTCAGAAAGAGGCGGTGAACCTATGAAAACTGCGCGATTCAAAGACTGGAAGATTCTGACCAAGATCCTCAGCATCTCGGTAGCAACCATCATCATGATGGTGCTGGGCGTGATGCTCTACGTGCTCCCCTTCATGCAGAACAAGCTCATGGACGAAAAGATCCAGGCCACCAAGGCGGTGGTCGACGTGGCCTACGATGTCCTGATCTCGAACCAGAACGCGGTGAAGGAGGGGAAGAAAACCCTGCAGCAGGCGCAAACCGATGCGCTCAAGCAGATCTCCGAGATGAGATACCACGGTAACGAGTATTTCTGGGTCAACGACATGGACACCAAGGTGCTCATGCACCCGATCAAGCCGGAACTGGTTGGCAAAACCCAGTACGACAACAAGGATCCCAACGGTAAGCGGCTCTACGTGGAGTTCGTCAACGTCTGCAAGGAGAAAGGGGAAGGGGTCGTCGACTACATGTGGGCCAAGCCCGGCTCCACCGTCCCGGTACCGAAGATCTCCTACGTGAAGCAGATGAAGGAGTGGGGCTGGATCGTGGGGAGCGGCATCTACGTCGATACCGTCAAGGTGGAGATGGACAAGATGAAGTGGCAGATCATAGGTGGCACCGCGCTGCTCGCCGTGGTGATCTTCCTGTGCGCCTGGTTCGTGGCGCGCAAGATCAAGGAGGCGCTCGACCAGGCCATCGCGGCCTCCCGGCGTATCGCCTCGGGCGATCTCACCGCCCACATCACGGTAGACAGCGAGGATGAGACCGGCGAGCTGCTCGCCTCGCTCAAGGATATGAACGAGGGGCTGGCACACATCGTGGGCGACGTGAGAAACGGCGCCGAATCGATCGCCACGGCAACCGAGGAGATCGCAGCGGGCAACGCCGACCTCTCCCAGCGCACCGAGGAGCAGGCGAGCGCCCTGGAGGAGACCGCCTCCAGCATGGAGGAGCTCACCTCGACGGTGAAGCAGAACGCGGACAACGCCCAGGCGGCCAACCAGCTCGCCATCAACGCCAGCGGCGTGGCAGTCAAGGGTGGCGAGGTGATCACCCGGGTGGTGCACACCATGGAGAGCATCACCGACAGCTCCAAGAAGATCTCGGACATAATCGGCGTCATCGACGGTATCGCCTTCCAGACCAACATCCTGGCTTTGAATGCCGCGGTCGAGGCGGCGCGCGCCGGCGAGCAGGGCAGAGGCTTCGCGGTCGTCGCGGCCGAGGTGAGAAGCCTCGCCCAGCGTAGCGCCGCGGCGGCCAAGGAGATCAAGACCCTCATCGAGGACTCGGTGGCCAAGGTGCAGGACGGCAGCCGCCTGGTCGAGGAAGCCGGACGCACCACCCAGGACATCGTCACCAGCATCAAGAGGGTGACCGACATCATGGCGGAGATTTCCGCCGCATCGCTGGAGCAGTCCAGCGGCATCGAGCAGGTCAACACCGCCATCACCCAGATGGACGACGTCACCCAGCAAAACGCAGCGCTGGTCGAAGAGGCGGCGGCCGCCGCCGAATCGCTCGAAGACCAGGCCCAGCAGCTGGTGGCGGTGGTGGCGCGCTTCACCTTGGAGCAGGGCCACAAGAGCGCCCCGCCGGCCCCAGCGGAGAAGCGCAAGCTGACCCACGCGGCGGCACGCCCCAAGGTCTCCGAGAGGAAGACCAAACCCGTAGCGGTGGCGGCAGCTGCAAAAGCACAGGAACGTCTCTCCCGGTCCCCCGAGGCCGCCGAGCCGGACGATGATTGGAAGGAGTTCTGAGAACCGGAGCGCGCACGGAACCGGCGCGCCCCTTGACGGGAGGGGGAGGCGCCGCGGAACCGGGGTGGAACAACTTCCAGTATCCCTTCACCGCTGACGACTTCGCCCGCGTGCGCGGCTTCATCTACCGCAACGCGGGGATCTCCCTGGCGCCGGGCAAGATGGATATGGTCTACAGCCGGTTGGCGCGCCGGCTGCGGGCGACGGGGGTGGCCAGCTTCGGAGAGTATCTCGACCTCGTGGAAAGCGGCAATCTCCAGGAGGTGGAGGCGTTCATCAACGCCCTGACCACCAACATGACCTCCTTTTTCCGGGAACCGCACCACTTCCGGTTTCTTGCCGAGCGCCTGCGCCAGTGCCGGGACCGCAAGCAGGTCACCATTTGGAGCTGCGCTTCCTCTAGCGGCGAGGAGCCCTACTCCATCGCGATGACCGCGCTCGACGCGCTGCCGGCGGGGGCGAACCTCAGTATCCTGGCCACCGACATCGACACCAACGTGCTCGGCAGGGGAAGCGAAGGAGTGTACCCGGTGGACCAATTGCCCAAGATCCCGGAGCCGTACCGCAAGCGCTTCCTGCTCAGGGGGGAGGGGAACAACGAGGGGTTCATCAGGGTGAAGGAGGAACTGCGCCGGGTGGTGACCTTCAAGAGGCTGAACCTCTTGGACGAGCAGTGGCCCATGCGGGGCAAATTCGACTTCGTCTTCTGCCGCAACGTGATGATCTATTTTGACAGGCCGACACAGCTCGCCGTCCTGGAACGGATTTCCCGGGTACTGCACCCGGACGGGCTTTTGTTCGTCGGTCATTCCGAAAGCCTGCACCACGCCCAGGAGCTGTTCCGGGTCTGTGGCAACACGACCTACGCCTTGAGGAGCTGACGGTGCCGCACAAGAGTAAAACGGGAATGAAAAGCTCGGGGCATCCCGGCCATGCGAAGCTCAGCTACTTCGACCCGGAGTTCAAGATGGTCGCAGTCAAGATCGTGGCAGGGGAGTTCTTCGCCACCAACGAAGCCGTGGCCATCACCACCGTGCTCGGCTCCTGCGTCTCGGTATGTCTCTACGACCTGGAACTGGGCATCGGCGGCATGAACCACTTCATGCTGCCGGAGCTGCAGCAAGGTGGCAACTCCACCCCCTGCTCCGGAGCCTGCGACAGCAACTCACAAAGCTGCGCCCGCTATGGGGCATGCGCCATGCGCCGGCTGCTGGAACAGCTCGATCTGTTGGGGGCCAACCGCAAGCGCCTGGCCGCGAAGCTCTTCGGCGCCGGCCGGGTCATGCGGAGCAGTACCGACATCGGCGGCAACAATGTGGCCTTCGCCGTCGACTATTTGAAGAAACACGGGATACCGATCATCGCCTCGGACCTGGGGGAGTGCTGCCCCAGGAAGGTGATGTTCTTCCCCAAAACCGGCCGCGTCCTGGTGAAAAGGATACGCGTCCTGCACGCAGGAAGACATTGAATGCCCATAAAGGTGTTGATAATAGACGACTCCGCCCTGATCCGGTCGCTGCTGACCGAGATCATTAACAAGGCCCCGGACCTCCAGGTGGTGGGAACCGCACCGGACCCGCTGGCGGCCCGGCAACGCATCAAGGAGCTGAACCCGGACGTACTCACCCTGGACGTGGAGATGCCCAAGATGGACGGGCTCGCCTTCCTGGAAAAGCTGATGAGGCTGCGCCCGATGCCGGTGGTGATGGTTTCCTCGCTGACGGAGAAGAGTTCTGCCGTGACGCTGAAGGCGCTGGAACTGGGCGCCTTCGACTTCGTCACCAAGCCCAAGATTGACATCCGCAACGGGCTTTTGGAGTACTCCCAGGAGCTTGCCGAGAAAATCCGTTGCGCCCACAGCGCTTTCCGCAGGAGGGGGCCCCACATCCCTCCCCTGCAGGTGGAGGCGAAGCTCTCCGCGGATGCGGTGCTCCCCAACCGGCACCAGCACTTCTCCACCACGGAAAAGGTGGTGGCGGTCGGCTCCTCTACCGGCGGCACCGAGGCGCTCAAGGTCTTTTTGAGCGCGCTCCCCGCCGACTGCCCGGCCATACTGGTCACCCAGCACATGCCCGAGACCTTCACCCGGACCTTCGCGGCGCGGCTGGACGGCCTGTGCGCCATGGCGGTCAAGGAAGCGGAGCACGGGGAGCGGGTGCTGCCCGGGCACGCCTACATCGCGCCGGGCAACCGGCACATGATGCTCGCCCGCAGCGGTGCCAACTACACCATCGCCTTGGGCGACGGACCGCCGGTCTCGCGCCACCGCCCCTCGGTGGACGTGCTGTTCCGCTCCACCGCCAACTGCGCTGCGGACAACAGCCTGGGCATCATCATGACCGGGATGGGGGACGACGGTGCCGCCGGGATGCTGGAGATGCACAACGCCGGCGCGAGGACCTTCGCCCAAGACGAGGAGAGCTGCGTCGTATTCGGCATGCCGCGCGAAGCGATTGCCCGCGGGGGAGTCGACGAGGTGGTCCCGCTCTCCGACATGGCGGGACGCCTGATGGGATGGCTCGCCTCCCACGGCAAGCGCAGTTTCAGGGTGTGAGGCGCCCCCCAAAGCCCAGCGCCGGGAGAAGAACGTGAAGTTCCTTAACGCAGCACGCGAAAAGATATCCATCCCCCTCGTCATAACCGCGGTGATAGTGGCGGTGGTGATGATGGTGGGGAACCACCTCATGCTGGACCAGATCCACGAGGAGGCGGTGCGCCAGGCCAACCGGCAGCAGGAAAACAGCATGATGGCCTTCTGGGAACTGATGAACCGTCGCGGGCGCAACTTCCACATCGAGAACGGCAGGATGATCCTGGGCGACTACTACACCCTGAACGGCGCCAACGAACTGACCGACAAGATCTTTTGCACCACCGGCAGCAGGGCCACCATCTTCATGGGCGACACCCGGGTGGCCACCAACGTACTCAAGGAGGACGGCACCAGGGCCATCGGGACCAAGCTTACCGGCCCGGCCTACGACGCCATCTTCAAGGAGGGGATCCGGTACCGCGGCGAAGCGAACATCCTGGGCGCTCCCTACTTCACCGCCTACGACCCGGTGCGCGACCTCTCCGGCAAGGTGATCGGCGCACTCTTCGTGGGAGTAAAGCAGAGCGAGTACCTGGCGCGTTACGACCGCATCAACGTGAAGATCGGTGCCATCAACGGGGCGCTGGCCGCGGTTTTCCTGCTCTGCGTCATCATCCTGGGCCTGAACCGCAAGCGCGCCGAGAACGACATCAAGAGACAGCTGAATTTCCAGCAGCAGCTCATGGACACCATCCCAAGCCCCATCTTCTCCAAGGACGCGCAGGGGCGCTACAACATGTGCAACAAGGCATTCCAAAGCTACGTGGGGCTCAGCAGCGAACAACTGCTGGGACGTTCGGTGTTCGATCTGTGGGAGCCTGAGCTGGCCCGGAAGTACCACGAGATGGATCAGGCGATCATAGACGCACCCGGAATCCAGATCTACGAATCCCAGGTGACCTACGCCGACGGCAGCGTGCACGACGCTATCTTCCACAAGGCGGCGGTCCGCGACGACAACGGCGTGGCCCAGGGGCTGGTCGGAGTGATCCTGGACATCACCGAGCGCAAGGCGGTCGAGCAGGAAAGCCGCCACATAGAGGCACAGAAGCACCACTCACGCATGATCGAGTCACTGATGATCCAGTTGAACCACGACCTGAACACGCCGCTTACCCCGCTGTTCGCGCTTATCCCCATGATCCGCGCCAAGGTGAGCGATCCGGGCCTAGAAAGGATGCTGGAGATCTGCCAGCAGTGCGTAAACCAGATCCAGGGGCTGGCCGGCAAGGCGCTCGACCTGGTACGGATCTCGTCCAGTCGTCCCCGTTTGATCCCGGTCAGCCTTTGTGCCGCGGTCGAGGGTGCCCTCAGTGAGTTGGCGCCGGCCTTGGCGCAGCGCGGGGTGATCTGCTGCAACGCGATTGCCGCAGACCTCCAGGTACTGGGATCGGCGGAACAGCTCACACTCTTGTTCAAGAACCTGCTCAGCAACGCCGCGCGCTATGCCGCCAACAACGGCAAGGTGATCATCAGCGCCGAACTGAAGGACGAGGAGGTCGAGGTATCGGTGCAGGACGACGGCGTCGGGCTCGACCACGAACAACTGAGCCAGGTCTTTGATGAGTTCTACAAGGCCGACCCCGCCCGCCACGACCTGAACACCCAGGGGCTGGGGCTGGCCATCTGCCGCAGGATCGTGGCCAACCACGAGGGGAGGCTCTGGGCGACGAGCCCCGGAGCCGGGCGCGGTACGACCATGTTCTTCACCCTGAAACAGGTGGGGCACCAGCCGCCGGCCATCGACGAAGACGAGCTGTCTCAAGAAAATAACCCGGAGAGCGACCAGACATGAGACACCTTTCCATTGCGGAACTGAAAACACGCATCGGCATCGCCATCGCCATCACGATGGTGGCGGTGATCGGCATCGTCACCCTAGGTGGGAGCGGAGCCTCGGTAGGTTCAGGGCTGCAGCAGCCGGTGCTGATCCTCGTACTCTGCGTGCTGATCGTGATCCTGACCCGCATCCTGTTCTCCCACTTGGACCACCTCGAGGCCACCCAGCGCATCGTGCAGGGACAGCAGTCGGAACTGGCGCTCGCCGAGCAGCGGGAGCGCAGCCGGTTGAAGGCGCTGGAGCGGATCGCCACCGACGCAGAGCTGGAGCAACTGCTCCAGGACGTGGTGCAGTTTGTCGAGGACTGCCTGCCCGGGTCGCTCTGCTCCATCCTCCTCGTCGACGAGTCGGGCACCAGGCTGCGCCACGGCTGCGCGCCGTCCCTGCCCGCGGAGTACAACCAGGCCGTGGACGGGATCAGGATCGGCAAGGGGAAGGGATCGTGCGGCACCGCGGCCTTCTTGCGGCAGCGCGTGGTGGTCGAGGACCTGGAACCCCATCCCTACTGGCACAACTTCCAGCCGGCGCGGGATGCCGGCCTCAGGTCCTGCTGGTCCGAGCCGGTCTTCGCCAGTAACGGGACCCTGCTGGGGACCCTGGCGGTGTACCACCGGGAACCGCGCACGCCCGGCAACGAGGATCTTCACCTCCTAGAGTCGGCCGCCCATCTCGCCGGCATCGCCATCAGCCGGGTACGGGCCGACGAGGGGCGCCACGTCCTGGAAGAGCAGCTGCGCCAAACCCAGAAGATCGAGGCGGTGGGCCAGCTGGCGGCCGGCGTCGCCCACGATTTCAACAACCTGCTGACGCCGATCATCGTCTACGCCGACATGCTGCTCCGGGTCTCGCCCGAGGGGAGCCCGCAGACGCGCATGATCCAGTCGATGAGCGCCGCGGCCCACAAGGCGAGCGACCTCACCCAGAAGCTCCTCTCCTTCGGGCGCAAGCAGGTGCTGCACATGAACCTCCTGGACCTGAACGAAGTAATCACCTCCTTCAGGGAGATCATGCGCGCCACGGTCCGGGACAACATCGAGATCGACCTCCTGCTTTCCCCGGGTGCAGCCAAGGTTCAGGCGGACCGCGGCCAACTGGAGCAGGTGCTTTTGAACCTCATCTTAAACGCCCAGGATGCCATCGAGGGGAGCGGATCCATCTGCATCGAGACCGGGCACCTGATCCTGGACGAAGAGTTTCACCGGCAGCACCCGGTCGCCAAGCCCGGCCACTACATCCTGCTCGCCTTCAGCGACGACGGCTGCGGCATGAGCGAGGACACGCTCAGGCACATGTACGAGCCCTTCTTCACCACCAAGGAAACCGGTCGGGGCACCGGTCTCGGCCTGGCCACGGTCTACGGCGTCATCAAGCACCACGGCGGCTGCATCGACGTCAAGAGCCGCCCGGGGCAGGGAACCAGATTCTCCATCTATCTCCCCGCCAGCGCGAGCGCCGCGGAGCCCCTGATGCGTGCAGCCGGCGGCGTCGCCCCCCCTGAGCACGACAGCACCGAGAGAACCATTCTGCTGGTGGAGGACAACCAGATGATCCGCGAGGTCGCCGCCGACCTGCTTGCATCCTTCGGGTACCGCGTCCTGGTCGCGGAGACTCCGTCCCGGGCACTGGAACTGTCGGAAGCGGACCAGCAGGGGATCGACCTGCTGGCGACCGACGTGGTCATGCCGGAGATGACCGGCCCGGAGCTGTACGAGAAGTTGCAGGAACGCCATCCCGCGCTTCCGGTGCTCTACATCTCGGGGTACAGCAACGCGATCATTCCGCAGGACGCGGAACTGCGCCAGGAAGCAATCTTCCTGGCCAAGCCGTTCACGCTGGAGCAATTCATGGCCAGGATCAACGAGATGCTGTACCATGTGAAGCCGCCCCAGGGGGAGCCCCCGCCGCTGGACCACCGCACCATGGCCCGACTGCTCGAATCACAACAAGGCGCGCCGGCGCCGGAACATAAGGAACCACAGCCATGAATAGACGGGTAATGATCGTAGACGACAACGAGTACGTCAGGGCATCGGTGGACATCATCTGCGAATCGGCGCAGCTGGAACTGGCCAGTGCGGCCAGCGGGCACGAGTGCATCGAGCAACTGGAGGCGGGATTCCGGGGCGTCATCCTGATGGACATCATGATGCCCGAAATGGACGGCTGGGACACGATCAGGGAGATGGTGGACCGGGGACTGTATCCGGGCAACATCATTGTCATGCTGACCGGCATGGGCGAGCCCGATGCCAAGATGGACGGGCTCCAGGAATACGTTTCGGACTACATGACCAAGCCCTTCGGCCCGGACGAGCTGCTTGATTCCATCGAGTACTACCTCACCCTGCTCAACGCCCCGACCGGCCATGACTAAGAATGTCGTGGTCATAGCCGTCTCCACGGGGGGGCCGCTGACGCTCAAGGCGCTCTTCAGGGAACTCCCGCCACTGGATGCCGCCTTCCTCATCGTGCTGCACATCACGCCCGAGATGGACTACCGCATCGCCCAGGGGCTGAACGCCGCAGCGTCGATGCCGGTCAAGCTGGCCGAAGACGGCGAGTACCTGAAAAGCGGCCACGTCTACATGGCGCCGGGGGGACTGCACCTCCAGCTGACCGGCAACAACCGGGTGGTCCTGTGCGAGGGGCCGCGCATCAACTACGTGCAACCGGCTGCGGACGTCACCATGCTCTCGCTGAGCAAGCCGCTCAAGGGGAAGCTGATCGGAATCGTGCTGACCGGCATGGGGCGCGACGGGGCCGACGGGATCAAGCACATCCACGACCTCGGCGGCATCACCATCGCCCAGGACCAGCAGTCCTCCACCATCTACGGCATGCCAAAGGCTGCCGCCCAGACCGGTGCAGTGGACTACGTCCTCCCTCCCCAGAAGATCGCCGGCAAGCTGATGGAATTGCTTGCCCCGCTCTGACGGCAGGCTAGCCTGGCTCCCTGTCCCGCTCGCCCGGGGCGTGCTCCAGCAGGAAATCGACAAAGGCGCGGTTG
The sequence above is a segment of the Geomonas agri genome. Coding sequences within it:
- a CDS encoding response regulator codes for the protein MNRRVMIVDDNEYVRASVDIICESAQLELASAASGHECIEQLEAGFRGVILMDIMMPEMDGWDTIREMVDRGLYPGNIIVMLTGMGEPDAKMDGLQEYVSDYMTKPFGPDELLDSIEYYLTLLNAPTGHD
- a CDS encoding cache domain-containing protein, whose protein sequence is MKFLNAAREKISIPLVITAVIVAVVMMVGNHLMLDQIHEEAVRQANRQQENSMMAFWELMNRRGRNFHIENGRMILGDYYTLNGANELTDKIFCTTGSRATIFMGDTRVATNVLKEDGTRAIGTKLTGPAYDAIFKEGIRYRGEANILGAPYFTAYDPVRDLSGKVIGALFVGVKQSEYLARYDRINVKIGAINGALAAVFLLCVIILGLNRKRAENDIKRQLNFQQQLMDTIPSPIFSKDAQGRYNMCNKAFQSYVGLSSEQLLGRSVFDLWEPELARKYHEMDQAIIDAPGIQIYESQVTYADGSVHDAIFHKAAVRDDNGVAQGLVGVILDITERKAVEQESRHIEAQKHHSRMIESLMIQLNHDLNTPLTPLFALIPMIRAKVSDPGLERMLEICQQCVNQIQGLAGKALDLVRISSSRPRLIPVSLCAAVEGALSELAPALAQRGVICCNAIAADLQVLGSAEQLTLLFKNLLSNAARYAANNGKVIISAELKDEEVEVSVQDDGVGLDHEQLSQVFDEFYKADPARHDLNTQGLGLAICRRIVANHEGRLWATSPGAGRGTTMFFTLKQVGHQPPAIDEDELSQENNPESDQT
- a CDS encoding CheB methylesterase domain-containing protein; amino-acid sequence: MTKNVVVIAVSTGGPLTLKALFRELPPLDAAFLIVLHITPEMDYRIAQGLNAAASMPVKLAEDGEYLKSGHVYMAPGGLHLQLTGNNRVVLCEGPRINYVQPAADVTMLSLSKPLKGKLIGIVLTGMGRDGADGIKHIHDLGGITIAQDQQSSTIYGMPKAAAQTGAVDYVLPPQKIAGKLMELLAPL
- a CDS encoding hybrid sensor histidine kinase/response regulator, with translation MRHLSIAELKTRIGIAIAITMVAVIGIVTLGGSGASVGSGLQQPVLILVLCVLIVILTRILFSHLDHLEATQRIVQGQQSELALAEQRERSRLKALERIATDAELEQLLQDVVQFVEDCLPGSLCSILLVDESGTRLRHGCAPSLPAEYNQAVDGIRIGKGKGSCGTAAFLRQRVVVEDLEPHPYWHNFQPARDAGLRSCWSEPVFASNGTLLGTLAVYHREPRTPGNEDLHLLESAAHLAGIAISRVRADEGRHVLEEQLRQTQKIEAVGQLAAGVAHDFNNLLTPIIVYADMLLRVSPEGSPQTRMIQSMSAAAHKASDLTQKLLSFGRKQVLHMNLLDLNEVITSFREIMRATVRDNIEIDLLLSPGAAKVQADRGQLEQVLLNLILNAQDAIEGSGSICIETGHLILDEEFHRQHPVAKPGHYILLAFSDDGCGMSEDTLRHMYEPFFTTKETGRGTGLGLATVYGVIKHHGGCIDVKSRPGQGTRFSIYLPASASAAEPLMRAAGGVAPPEHDSTERTILLVEDNQMIREVAADLLASFGYRVLVAETPSRALELSEADQQGIDLLATDVVMPEMTGPELYEKLQERHPALPVLYISGYSNAIIPQDAELRQEAIFLAKPFTLEQFMARINEMLYHVKPPQGEPPPLDHRTMARLLESQQGAPAPEHKEPQP